One genomic window of Candidatus Hydrogenedentota bacterium includes the following:
- a CDS encoding sigma-70 family RNA polymerase sigma factor — translation MQTDAGLVEECRAGDASAFDEIVRRYKDRVYRVVYRFLGNHEDALDVAQETFIRAYGGIREFRGSAQLCTWLHSIAANLARNRLRDGSRKGRNQGVPLNGMDPADDCSPRTSAERQELEDTLQRCLLELPEPYRMAFVLRTFDDLNYETIAQTLGIPVGTVKSRINHARRLLRERLEELAIV, via the coding sequence ATGCAGACGGACGCGGGTCTTGTCGAAGAATGCCGCGCGGGCGACGCGTCGGCCTTCGACGAGATTGTGCGGCGTTACAAGGACCGTGTGTACCGCGTGGTCTACCGTTTTCTGGGCAATCACGAGGATGCGCTGGACGTGGCGCAGGAAACCTTTATACGCGCCTATGGCGGCATTCGGGAGTTTCGCGGATCGGCGCAGCTATGCACATGGCTGCACAGCATCGCCGCGAATCTCGCGCGGAACCGGCTGCGCGACGGCTCGCGCAAGGGACGCAACCAAGGCGTGCCCCTGAACGGCATGGATCCCGCGGACGATTGCTCGCCCCGCACCTCCGCCGAGCGGCAGGAACTCGAGGACACGCTCCAGCGCTGCCTGTTGGAACTGCCGGAACCGTACCGGATGGCGTTCGTGCTGCGGACCTTCGACGATTTGAACTACGAAACGATCGCGCAAACCCTGGGCATACCCGTCGGCACGGTCAAGTCGCGCATCAATCATGCGCGGCGGCTGCTCCGGGAACGGCTCGAGGAACTCGCGATCGTGTGA
- a CDS encoding Hsp70 family protein, which translates to MEPAEVCKTFTTAWYNADRTEVVVSHGEAPTCSENQQIGGFGLANIAHAKAGEPRIWVKFTIDMDDIMTVSAVDQRSGRWG; encoded by the coding sequence CGAGGTCTGCAAGACGTTTACGACCGCATGGTACAATGCGGATCGCACTGAAGTCGTCGTGTCCCATGGAGAAGCACCCACTTGTTCGGAAAACCAGCAGATTGGCGGATTCGGCCTGGCCAACATTGCCCACGCGAAGGCCGGCGAGCCGCGCATCTGGGTGAAATTCACCATAGACATGGACGACATCATGACCGTGTCCGCCGTGGATCAGCGTTCGGGACGCTGGGGGTGA